The following nucleotide sequence is from Solanum dulcamara chromosome 7, daSolDulc1.2, whole genome shotgun sequence.
GCTGCTGGATTCTAGAAATTTTGTGGTGCTTACTAGAATTTTCGGCCTTATGACCATTTGTATattcttttcatcattcttCCATTTCCTGTTGTACTCCTTTTTATTTCCTAGATTTATCAGTACCAAAAGTATATGAAACTCCCCCTCTCCCTCCGAAGGTCAATAGTGTTCCCACTTATCCTCCAACGTAACTCAAACCTTCAACCTACCGGTTGATGGTGGAGGTGCTCAACCACTTGAGCAAGCCTCACTTGTCTATGAAACTCTCTCTTTTTCTGCTTCCCTCTCTTTCGCGTGAGTTCAATCAGAAAATATACAGAAAACTAATTAGGAGATTACTCAACAGGGTACTTTTAGCTGAAGTAAGCTGCTTTAATTTGGCCATTGGCATCGCTCTACCTGTCAACTAATCATATCTGATGTTCCTAAATGATATTATTAGCATATCTTCCTACAAGTTAACAAAAAACACCTCGACCACATCTACTAAACAATTTTCTTATGTTCCTCCAATTCCAGGTAAATTATGGAAATTTCATGCACGGGCTGATGATGGAGAACGTCCAGCTGAACAGGAAAGTCTTGTCAGAACTGTCGATGCATGAACCATACAGCTTCAAGGCCCTTGTGGATGTCTCTCGCAGCGCTTTCCCTGGAAATAAGAAGGGCATAGTACCTCCAAAGAAGGAAGGGCTTGCTATTGTTCTTTGAATTACTTTCCTATGTTCTGCtctgtgtactctttttcttctATGTTGGGCATAATTTTGTGCTAGCATTTCTGTTAGCAAAATTCTACCGATGGTGAACAACATGGTTTTGTTCGATAAGGGTACTTACGACAAGCTTATCACTGAAGCACCCAAGTATAAGCTTATCACCCCTTCCGTCCTCTCTGACTGTTTGAGGGTATGTCTATTTCTTTAAGTATGGATCTAATTGTTCTGTATTGAATATAAAGTTTGTGTTTTTGTGCCATGTGAATATATGCTTTGCTTATAAGAAGGAATATTATCAATTGTGGGTTAATTAGGATGGTTGTTGAAATACAGTGCTCAATGTTCTGCGTGGTAGTTCAGAAAATTGTCGAATGATGCTACTATGTTTATACTTGAATAGTTGTGTTTTTCATAAACTATAAGCATAACTGGTCAACTGTGTTGCTATAGATTTTATAAATACTTGccaacaatattgtataatGGTTTAGTTATGGTTGAATTGTAGGAGAATAGCTCCATTATGCCCACAATAACCTATTTATTATCAACTTGAAGTTCATGCTTTTGCACAACCAACTATTTGGGCAAGTAATTTACTCAGTTTCCTGTTGGCTGTTACAAGTGTGAAAGTGGCGTCACTGCTAATCATCAATGAAGATCAGAACGATATAACATTCTTATTATGACCAAATATGAACATGTGCATTTCATCTTACAACACAAAGAAGCCTATCAACAAGTGcaaaaatgataataatcaAAGAACCATCGTCAATACATCTACATGCCTATTACAATCAGTTAATTCTTGAGATATTTATAACCTATTTGACGAGACCCCTAATTGAGTCATGACAACACTTATAGGATCACATCTGATCGAATGAGCAGGAGGGGGGTTGCATCTGTCAGCAAGAATAATTATCAAGTAGAAGAAGATATCACTTCAGGACTTAATAGACTGGCGGTAAAAGTTGATAGGTGCTTCATACATACCACAGCATTTGCATTGCCAAGTTGATTGGGCATAGCATAGTGCCTATTTGGTGTTACAGTGCCAGGGACAGACATTCCAGCCGCAGGGGATGAAGACTCGCTGTGAGCCTCTGATTGATTCTCTGGCTGTTCATTCTCACTACCATCTGAAAATTTATTGCATTAACATaggtatattaattttttttaaaactttcacCTTTATTATCTGTATGAAAGTAGTGTTTATTTGGACACGTAGATATTAATAAGTGAATGCTCTTCATAGAAATTGtacgttaagtagagtctttcAACCATCTCACCTTCTCCTCAACTATCTCTAATACCCCTTTCTTTGTTTCTTGCTCTCAGATATATATCACAAAGAGGGAGGAGTTGTTTTTTGAAGTGAAAAAACTGAAAACCCCAGTAGAGAATTAA
It contains:
- the LOC129894341 gene encoding uncharacterized protein LOC129894341 isoform X2; translated protein: MNKKEVFKLAKGFRGRAKNCIRIARERVEKALQYSYRDRRNKKRDMRSLWIQRINAGTRQHGVNYGNFMHGLMMENVQLNRKVLSELSMHEPYSFKALVDVSRSAFPGNKKGIVPPKKEGLAIVL